TAGAGCTCCGACATCTCTATTATGTATGGGAGTAAGACCGACTGCGACCAAACAAAGAACGGGTGTGCGACGGGCGGGAATTTTGAAATTCAAAGCTCAGAGTTTTAGCGCCATCTACAGGTGACttattttatatgtataatgTTTAATCTTGATTTGTTCACAAACCCCATATTGCTGCCCCTCCGAGACTGCACACTGCCAACCACAGCAATGGTTCCCAGGAATTGTAGCCTCTTATAGAAGACGTGGGCGGCTCTGAAAAGAGCCTTTGGGTTGTGGAGATGGAGCCGAATGGGAGCGGAATTAACCTCCAAAGCCGTAGAGAGTGCGGCCCTGGCGCTTGAGGGCGTACACCACGTCCATGGCGGTGACGGTCTTCCTCTTGGCGTGCTCGGTGTAGGTGACGGCGTCGCGGATCACATTCTCCAAGAAGACTTTCAGGACACCGCGAGTCTCTTCATAGATGAGGCCGGAGATTCTCTTGACGCCTCCCCTGCGAGCAAGACGGCGGATAGCGGGCTTGGTGATGCcctggatgttatcccggagcacCTTCCTGTGCCTCTTGGCGCCGCCCTTACCGAGACCTTTTCCTCCTTTGCCGCGTCCAGACATTCTCTGAGCTGTAAAGAAACAACTGTAAGAGAACGCGCTTAGAGTCCTTGCTTATATAGGAAATAGGCGGACCTGACAGAGAACTGAGTACATGATTCCACACTGGGGGCGTGTCTTTTTTTTGCAATGAGCTTCAGCCCCGCCTACTCTCCGTTGATTGGCTGAACACAGATGTAATGTTGATATTCTCTTTCCCGCCTATTCTATTACTGTCGCCGCCATTTCCCTCTTCTGATGCTATTATGTCCGTTATTAGGGGGGTCAGGGCCGCTATGGCCGGGTGGGGTTCATATAGGTTTTAGGATTTCTGGGGCTGATGCTTGTTTGTTGCCTTGTACAGATCAGTGGGGTTCCCCGTGTATCTCCCTCCGGGCTCTGTGATGCTTCAGCAGCCGCCGTGATCTCCCGGTGTGGCGCCCCCTGGTGGCCGGTGTTCTCCTATGATGCAGCGCGGCCTCCCCGCTCCCGGCGGTGGTTTCTGGGATGGGGGATACTGGGGTGCGATGACTATTAGTGACAGTACTTGCCGCTTTCTAGGTCACCGCTCCGGACATGCAGGGGTTAGGGCAGATTCCTGGCGAGGTGCTCGGTGCTCACACTCAGCGCTGCTGCATGGACGTGGCCGGAGCTGGACATTACATTAGCGGCCGGAGGTCACATATAGCACAATATAGCCGCTGGTTACCGGGACAATCCGCCAGGAGGCAGCACTGAGCTGTGACCTCCTCCCTGTGCCCGGCTCCGGCATTGTCAGCGCCGCttccccctattctcctatatacttaTCCTAGTCTaacactggctgcagtgctggaGGAGCTGCGGGCGGGGGCGCTGTCCTGGCTATGGGGACGTTGTGGAGTTGATGGGAAATCTCAGCGAGTGAAGCTACAATGTATCTCTGGACCCCAAAGTACAATGTAACTTCTAACCTTCCCCTCTGTAGATGAGATACATTGTATCCATTCTCTCCTTCCTTGTTACAATGTCATTTATTGTCCGTCTGTAGATACGACATAATGATACAGGCTGTGGGGATAATAAGTAGTACAATAGCGCCACCGTGTGGTCACTATAGAGAACTGCTCTGCCCACATTGTTTACCAGGCACGGACTTTGGCATATTCACATTGGACGGTTCCATCCTGAGCTGAAATCCCGCACCCAGCCAGTTAGAGGGAAGGGGAGGCCCGGCCTCTATGGGTGATTACAAACCACAGCTCATCCCTGGATCTGACCACACTGACATAATAAGACTAGAAAAGCTGCCACATATCTGAGCTTAACTAGCGGGGGAAGGGATTTCTGACCATCTAATCTACCCCTAGATGTATAAGCCTGGTACACAGGGACTGGTTGGCACATCTCTGCCTGTCACATAGCTCCCTAAGggccctgttccacggagcgatgatcggccgaatcggaatagagacaacgatccgctgatgatcgttgtcatcggctgatcgttgatataggttaggacctatatttgtcgggcgccgaccgcacactgctgcgtggaatagcggtgcgaggccggcgactaacgatttgcattacctatgcagggtgcagggctcctcttctcctgcttctccccgggtcccgaatcccgcgctccagcgtcagggcggcctgtctccactcagccaatcactgggtgggacgccagtgattggctgagtggcctgtcagccgggacaggccgccctgacgctggaggagcgcgcaggacccgggagaagaggagccctgcaccctgcataggtaatgtatactagttaagctaggactgcaaggacatcagtaacattgtccctgcagcccttgtttaacgataaccAGGCCGTGGaattggcccagtaaacgagcgctgatctagcagaacggcgctcgtttatgttcacactacgtatatgtccggccgcatatcttcgcggccggacatatacgcgtatatgtccggccggggatttacgtaagttgcagccggctacgtacggtccacgaacttacgcccgtagtctacttacgcttcccgagcgccctacgttgcgatccgacagcggtcttttactgggatatcttcggctagcccggacaccccacagaaccttttggatcggcaaagaaaagtgcaaaaatgaagaaatcaccactacgtacgggaccgcatgttacgctacggcgtaagttacggcattttcgtcctcaaacaatggtctggttcattttttacggcgcagcgtacgatccgggcgtaagttcttacgtagtgtgaactgtgcagccgtagatcgtatactttccatacttacgcaaactacgtaagtctccggccgcttattcacggaacgctatacgttcggagacttacgtagtgtgaacatagcctaagggtgcgtttatacagacagatttatttaaaagattttggaagccaaagccaggaatggattttttgAAGAGAAGTAATctcactctttcctttatgacctgttctctctttatagtctgttcctggttttggcttcaaaaatctgttagataaatctctctgcacCATTACTCTTGTCTGCCGGGATCTGCAGCTGTGTGCCTGCTATGGAGCTCATATAACCCTTttaatctaacatgctgatatgtcCCCATTGCACAGGAGAAGCCAAGAAGGAAGGTTTGTCTTTTACCTTCCTTCCTGgcgctgttccggtgcagtttgTTGTGTGTCCATGGtcaggtgagaccattaggagcactgctttgTGTTTTAAAGCATGGACATGTTGGTActtctagttctcctgtatagagCTCCTGCTATGTGTCTATAGCATGGACATGCTGGGGCAGGGTTACAGCCAATTATGGATAGTCCCTTGTACCCGCCAACTCACTAAAATACCTGAAAACATGTGCGACCACCATGTTTCGCAAATAATCTGAATTGTCACGGGTCATCAAAGTAGAACAAATTCTTATCAATACATAAATAGAGGGCAGATAACTGTCCTTCGAGGATGTCGGGGTACCTCCAGGAGACAAAGAAGAATGTGGACCACCAAAAGAACAAGATTGGATCTTATATACTAGATGCACTAACAACAGTTCTTATACAGGGAAAAAATCAATACTGTAATAGCTTTCCAGGTAGTGTCTACTGAGATGTCTTATTAGAGAACACCTGGAGACATCTCCCATGTAATGCTTACTGAGGTATAATCTACTGCAACGTCTGCCAACCATGCTCTTATAGACATCTCCAAGTAGAACGTGTTGAGTTTTCCTATGCTATTTCTTGTCCCTATTTACTGAGACGATACCAAGTGCTAGTAGCTCCTGGTACTAGGAGGATACAAAATACACACCTGACCAGCTGGGCTCTAACTCAATAGCAGCTCTAcagagcagtgtgtgaacaggccaCAAGCTCTCAGCATTTCTTTTCCCTCTGTGCCACCTTTTATGTTGGAGCAATTTGGAGGGAACGGCAGGTGGGATTGTAATGGGACCTTCCAATGCCTCCACACTCTACTACGCACCTATGAAATCCAGGGCCAGTTTATACGAATATATAGTCCAGCAGAATAGCTCTACTGAACCACACAACTTTGCCTGGATTTCACCATCTAATCCAGGCTTGCAGATGTACACCCTTCCCGTATATTACCGGTCACCTCTTGAGTTGAGTTGGGTAACCTTTGGATATAATATAGACTTGGATATACTTCACAGCTTATTGTTTGCAGTACAATACTTGACAATATCACAGCCTCTCACTGGTGGAAGAATAGAATCTACAGTCTCTGAATATACTTGGTGCTTGAACTAGACTTGTAACGCTGCTTGTTAATCTGGTGGTGGGTGGCAGTGGACTGTCGGAGAAACCACAAACACAAACCCTAAGGTACTCCTTTTAGAAGGACCACCTACGCCCATGGAATGCACATGCGCTTAATGCTGTCTTGTGGGCACCAAGTGACACTAGACCAGTCACCACTACAACGTAGGCCCACCTAGTGGGAAAAGTTAGGCGTTGGGGTGA
This genomic window from Dendropsophus ebraccatus isolate aDenEbr1 unplaced genomic scaffold, aDenEbr1.pat pat_scaffold_677_ctg1, whole genome shotgun sequence contains:
- the LOC138778783 gene encoding histone H4 — encoded protein: MSGRGKGGKGLGKGGAKRHRKVLRDNIQGITKPAIRRLARRGGVKRISGLIYEETRGVLKVFLENVIRDAVTYTEHAKRKTVTAMDVVYALKRQGRTLYGFGG